The following proteins come from a genomic window of Borrelia hispanica CRI:
- a CDS encoding DUF1463 family protein, whose translation MDHVYNLTKIFFSIKDKHIQSGKLELTSEPTTRAVSSTEDMGFPVVSFRDPKTITFIFNVEVTIGSYDYKLLTDMSQNQFYNVKESTYEKLLSLVFNDFENIHIVSNNAFFAEEPSRSYAAEAEKVTFEIRAVNCEVKKP comes from the coding sequence ATGGATCATGTTTACAACTTAACGAAGATATTTTTCTCAATTAAAGATAAGCATATTCAAAGTGGGAAATTAGAGCTTACTAGTGAACCTACAACAAGAGCTGTATCTAGTACTGAAGATATGGGATTTCCGGTAGTTAGTTTTAGAGACCCTAAAACTATTACTTTCATATTTAATGTTGAAGTAACTATTGGATCTTATGATTACAAGCTACTAACAGATATGTCTCAAAATCAATTTTACAATGTAAAAGAGAGTACATATGAAAAACTGCTAAGCCTTGTATTTAATGACTTTGAAAACATTCACATTGTATCTAATAATGCATTCTTTGCAGAAGAACCATCAAGAAGCTATGCTGCTGAAGCAGAAAAGGTTACGTTTGAAATTAGAGCTGTTAATTGCGAAGTAAAAAAACCATAA
- a CDS encoding DUF787 family protein translates to EIFTYDYIKYEFIAELIRIWNLNNRQNSKLSELQLSGQRDNAYSAAIECKLKELIDSGLIVSYSKLKIQISASAALKLFLSINITYNHSMKGVVLNITTQDIQSYQNSLKEVK, encoded by the coding sequence GAAATTTTTACTTATGACTATATCAAATATGAATTTATTGCAGAACTTATTAGAATATGGAACTTAAATAATAGACAAAATAGTAAATTATCAGAACTTCAACTATCAGGACAAAGAGATAATGCTTATAGTGCTGCTATTGAATGCAAACTTAAAGAACTTATTGATTCAGGTCTAATTGTTTCTTATTCTAAACTCAAAATACAAATATCGGCAAGTGCTGCACTAAAACTATTCTTATCAATAAATATTACTTATAACCATTCTATGAAAGGAGTGGTATTAAATATCACAACACAAGATATACAAAGCTATCAAAATAGTTTAAAGGAGGTTAAATAA